Proteins from one Leucoraja erinacea ecotype New England unplaced genomic scaffold, Leri_hhj_1 Leri_458S, whole genome shotgun sequence genomic window:
- the LOC129693881 gene encoding zinc finger protein 501-like, whose translation MEDHVMGHNKEKRYECDVCGKAWQKPSLLEIHRPVHTGEHPFDCVECGKSFTRSSNLLQHNRLHSGERPFTCSDCGKSFKTENHLKVHQWVHTSKEPYCCSTCGKSFTRVYGLRDHQRVHSDERPFTCSDCGKGFKSSPDLKQHRRMHTGERPYTCNDCGKGFTQFRNLRVHQRTHTGERPYTCTHCGKGFTHSTSLLTHQRIHTGELPYTCSDCGKGYTRSDSLQYHQRTHTGERPYTCAQCGKCFTKSSHLLMHQRTHTGERPYTCGQCGKGFTRSSHLLNHQHTHTGERPYICTQCGKGFTQSCHLLVHQRTHTGERPFTCAQCGKGFTQSYQLLMHQRIHAGERPYNCAQFGKGFICSTQLLSHQRVHACDRPVSSPVCKESFAMASHTSDQPYDCPGNVKRTNSQ comes from the coding sequence ATGGAGGACCACGTgatggggcacaacaaggagaagcgttatgagtgtgacgtgtgtggcaaggcctggcagaagCCGAGCCTGCTGGAGATCCACCGGCCGGTACACACTGGAGAACACCCCTTCGACTGCGTGGAGTGTGGGaagagcttcacccgctccagcaacctgctgcagCACAACCGCCTGCACTCCggcgagcggcccttcacctgctccgactgtggcAAGAGTTTCAAGACGGAGAATCACCTGAAGGTGCACCAGTGGGTGCACACGAGCAAGGAGCCCTATTgttgctccacctgcggcaagagctttacccGGGTGTATGGGCTGCGGGATCACCAGCGAGTGCACAGCGATGAGcggccgttcacctgctccgactgcggaaaaggcttcaagtcgtcgccGGACCTGAAGCAGCACAGGCGCATGCACactggggagcggccctacacttgcaatgactgcggcaagggcttcacccagttcAGAAACCTGCGGGTGCATcaacgcacccacaccggcgagcgtccctacacctgcacccactgtggtaagggcttcacccactccaccaGCCTGCTGAcccaccagcgcatccacaccggGGAGctgccctacacctgcagcgactgcggcaagggctacaCCCGCTCCGACAGCCTGCAgtaccaccagcgcacccacaccggcgagcgtccctacacctgcgcccagtgcggcaagtgcTTCACTAAGTCTAGTCACCTGCtgatgcaccagcgcacccacaccggcgagcgcccctatacCTGCGGCcagtgcggcaaaggcttcacccGTTCCTCGCATCTGCTGAAccaccagcacacccacaccggtgagcgcccctacatatgtacccagtgcggcaagggcttcacccagtcctgtcacctgctggtgcaccagcgcacccacactggcgagcgccccttcacctgcgcccagtgtggcaagggcttcacccaatcCTATCAGCTGCTGATGCACCAGCGCATCCATGCCGGCGAACGCCCCTACAACTGCGCCCAGTTTGGCAAGGGCTTCATCTGCTCCACccagctgctgtcccaccagcgggtgcacgcctGCGACCGTCCCGTCTCCAGCCCGGTGTGTAAAGAGAGttttgccatggcctcccacacCAGTgaccagccctacgactgccc